A window of the Tunturibacter empetritectus genome harbors these coding sequences:
- a CDS encoding beta-L-arabinofuranosidase domain-containing protein encodes MVAKSAGVRHLQTQPAQYAKQCGVNGNDVGLCARTSLIAAHRVTDRSQQAENAGVSLEISRRELLRGGAAVAAGGALQRTGFAAVSAGPLEEVGYSQVTLKSAPHLAQMENARAILMGISDDSLLMPFRKMVGQDAPGEDIGGWYQYRADYDYRKEDAGLAPSATFGQWVSALSRMYAITGDPALRERVVRLNRLYAKTIATEYYANNRFPAYCFDRLVCGLMDAHRLAGDDDALAILERTRKAALPELPSRAVDREVVWRQGKDVSWTWDESYTLPENLYLVSLQMNGEGHIYREMAERYLDDASYFDPLARGENVLGGRHAYSYVNALCSAMQAYLVGGSEKHLRAAKNGFDMLLAQSFATGGWGPDEMLKAPGSGKVFASLATSHNSFETPCGAYAHMKLTRYLLRCTRDGRYGDSMERVMYNTVMGAMPLQPDGHAFYYSDYRSRPSEKAGDGTNGTLDIGAKRVYSTHRWPCCSGTLPQVAADYWINGYFHEPGAMWVNLYLPSVLRWSEGGAQLEMELEGDYPETPEVRLRLKTTRVVPFALKLRIPAWADGATLQVNGSPFPMTVALGFATVQRRWRTGDTVKLQLPMKPRIETLDEAHPETAAVLFGPRVLLALASGPVVARRAQALAVEQDKQREWILESTNGPVKMVPFTSVGDQEYLTYLQLMS; translated from the coding sequence ATGGTGGCGAAATCCGCCGGAGTCCGCCACCTGCAAACTCAACCTGCGCAATACGCGAAGCAGTGCGGAGTCAACGGCAACGATGTCGGACTCTGCGCCCGTACCTCATTGATCGCAGCCCACCGGGTGACAGATCGATCTCAACAGGCAGAGAATGCTGGAGTGAGCCTTGAGATCTCGAGACGCGAGTTGTTGCGGGGTGGGGCTGCTGTTGCGGCTGGTGGGGCGCTGCAACGTACCGGATTTGCCGCTGTTAGCGCGGGGCCGCTCGAAGAGGTTGGTTATTCGCAGGTGACGCTCAAGAGTGCGCCGCACCTGGCTCAGATGGAGAACGCGCGCGCCATACTCATGGGGATCAGCGACGACAGCCTGTTGATGCCGTTCCGAAAGATGGTGGGACAGGATGCGCCGGGCGAAGATATCGGCGGGTGGTATCAGTACCGGGCGGACTATGACTACAGAAAAGAAGACGCGGGGCTGGCGCCGAGTGCAACGTTCGGGCAGTGGGTGTCGGCCTTGTCGCGGATGTATGCGATCACGGGCGATCCCGCGTTGCGCGAGCGTGTCGTGCGTCTGAATCGTCTCTACGCCAAGACAATCGCCACTGAGTACTATGCCAACAACCGCTTTCCCGCCTATTGCTTCGACAGGCTGGTCTGCGGGCTGATGGATGCGCACCGGCTCGCGGGAGACGACGATGCCTTGGCGATCCTGGAGCGCACACGAAAGGCTGCATTGCCTGAGTTGCCGTCCCGCGCGGTGGACCGCGAGGTCGTTTGGAGGCAGGGCAAAGATGTCTCCTGGACCTGGGATGAGAGCTACACCCTTCCGGAGAATTTGTATCTCGTATCGTTGCAGATGAACGGAGAGGGGCACATCTACCGCGAGATGGCAGAGCGTTATCTTGATGACGCAAGCTACTTCGATCCACTGGCACGTGGAGAGAACGTGCTCGGAGGCAGGCACGCGTACAGCTATGTCAATGCCTTGTGCTCCGCAATGCAGGCTTATCTTGTCGGCGGAAGCGAGAAGCATCTGCGCGCCGCGAAGAATGGCTTCGACATGCTTCTTGCTCAAAGCTTCGCAACCGGCGGGTGGGGACCGGATGAGATGTTGAAGGCTCCTGGATCGGGTAAGGTCTTCGCAAGCCTGGCAACGAGTCACAACAGCTTCGAGACACCTTGCGGAGCCTATGCGCACATGAAACTGACGCGGTACCTGCTACGCTGCACACGCGACGGCCGTTATGGCGACAGCATGGAGCGGGTAATGTACAACACCGTCATGGGCGCCATGCCGCTGCAGCCCGATGGCCACGCCTTCTATTACTCGGACTACCGCTCGCGACCTTCGGAGAAGGCAGGGGATGGTACAAACGGCACGTTGGACATCGGAGCAAAGCGGGTTTATTCAACCCACCGGTGGCCCTGTTGTTCGGGAACGCTGCCGCAGGTCGCCGCGGACTACTGGATCAACGGATATTTCCACGAGCCGGGAGCGATGTGGGTTAACCTCTATCTGCCATCTGTTCTTCGGTGGAGCGAAGGCGGCGCACAGCTCGAGATGGAATTGGAAGGAGATTATCCGGAGACGCCGGAGGTTCGCCTGCGCCTGAAGACCACGCGCGTGGTGCCGTTTGCACTGAAGTTGCGAATTCCGGCCTGGGCCGACGGGGCCACGCTGCAGGTGAACGGTAGCCCCTTTCCGATGACAGTAGCGTTGGGGTTCGCCACGGTGCAGCGCAGATGGCGGACCGGCGATACGGTGAAGCTGCAACTGCCGATGAAGCCGAGAATCGAGACGTTGGATGAGGCGCATCCCGAGACGGCAGCGGTCCTGTTTGGGCCGAGGGTGTTGCTCGCACTGGCTTCCGGGCCAGTAGTGGCACGCAGAGCGCAAGCTCTCGCTGTAGAACAGGACAAGCAACGCGAGTGGATATTGGAGAGCACCAACGGGCCAGTAAAGATGGTTCCTTTTACCTCGGTTGGGGACCAGGAGTATCTGACCTATCTCCAACTGATGAGCTAA
- a CDS encoding aldo/keto reductase produces the protein MEYRQLGKSGLKVPELCFGAGTFGTANEFFKAWSETTQEEANRIVDICMDAGMNLFDTADVYSDGESEKALGKALAKHNRDDVMISTKATFRLGKGPNDVGSSRYHLIQSAERSLKRLGTDYIDIYHLHAFDATSPVEETLRALDDLVREGKIRYIACSNFSGWHLMKSLSVSERYGWSRYVGHQVYYSLVGRDYEWELMPLAADQGVGALVWSPLGWGRLTGKIRRGTGIPKDSRLNSNIVTDAGPQVPEEYLYTVVDAIDEIAKETGKTVPQIALNWLLRRPTVSTLVVGARNEEQLKQNLGAIGWELTKEQVAKLDKASELPKAYPYWHQAQFKERNPFPV, from the coding sequence ATGGAATACAGACAGCTTGGTAAATCGGGTTTGAAGGTGCCGGAGCTCTGCTTCGGTGCGGGTACGTTTGGCACTGCCAACGAGTTTTTCAAAGCCTGGTCGGAGACGACGCAGGAGGAGGCGAATCGGATCGTCGACATCTGTATGGATGCGGGGATGAACTTGTTCGATACGGCAGATGTCTACTCTGATGGCGAGAGCGAGAAGGCGCTGGGCAAGGCGTTGGCCAAGCACAATCGCGACGACGTGATGATCTCGACCAAGGCGACCTTCCGGCTTGGCAAGGGACCGAACGATGTAGGATCATCGCGCTATCATCTGATTCAGTCAGCGGAACGCTCGCTGAAGCGGCTCGGCACCGACTATATCGACATCTATCACCTGCATGCGTTCGATGCCACCTCGCCCGTGGAGGAGACGCTCCGTGCGCTCGATGACCTGGTGCGCGAAGGCAAAATTCGTTACATCGCCTGCTCCAATTTTTCGGGATGGCATCTGATGAAGTCGCTAAGCGTGAGCGAGCGTTATGGCTGGTCGCGTTATGTTGGCCATCAGGTGTACTACTCACTGGTTGGCCGCGACTACGAGTGGGAGCTGATGCCGCTGGCCGCCGATCAGGGCGTCGGCGCGCTGGTTTGGTCGCCGCTGGGTTGGGGACGTTTAACCGGCAAGATCCGCCGCGGCACCGGCATCCCGAAGGACAGCCGTCTGAACTCAAACATCGTGACCGATGCGGGGCCGCAGGTGCCGGAGGAGTATCTCTACACCGTCGTCGACGCCATCGACGAGATCGCAAAGGAGACCGGTAAGACCGTGCCGCAGATCGCACTAAACTGGCTGTTGCGCAGGCCTACGGTTTCGACTTTGGTTGTCGGAGCAAGAAACGAGGAGCAGTTGAAACAGAACCTCGGCGCCATCGGCTGGGAGCTCACTAAAGAGCAGGTGGCTAAGCTCGATAAGGCGAGCGAGTTGCCGAAGGCTTATCCGTACTGGCACCAGGCTCAGTTCAAAGAGCGGAACCCGTTTCCGGTTTAG
- a CDS encoding glycoside hydrolase family 35 protein has protein sequence MPRRYHVYAQRHRFTVQGDHFVLDGKPFPIISGEMHYPRIPRAYWRQRFRMAKAMGLNTITTYVFWNVHEPKPGVYDFSGNNDVAEFVREAQQEGLYVILRPGPYVCAEWEFGGYPSWLLKDHETRVRTSDPKFMAPTARWIARLGKELAPLQVGNGGPIILTQVENEYGSFGRDHAYMEQIHKLLVDAGFTQSQLYTADGPEQVPNGSLPELPVGINFGGEEDGAAERAFAKLKEVRPNGPFINSEYWAGWFDHWGADHANTHADKQADNLQWMLAHGYSVSFYMFHGGTSFGWMNGSNGDQKGSYEPDVTSYDYDAALDEGGRPTPKYFVFRDLIAKSTGITASPVPEVAPAIRTPESRFVESASLWENLPTPIRSDHPLSMEDVDQSYGYILYRTTLQSADQGELVLDELHSYAQVYLDGKLLGTLDRRLKQDRLTLPATADKARLDILVENTGRINFGKAIGGERAGITKQVTLGGKELTGWEIYPLPMNNTASLKFSKQPCEGACFYRASFELSTLGDTFLDTSQLTKGQLWLNGRALGRIWTIGPQKTLYAPAPWMMTGSNEVIVFDLQGKMGAAVRGLDKPVLGAPPTKESPVAR, from the coding sequence ATGCCGCGACGCTATCATGTGTATGCGCAGAGGCATCGATTCACGGTTCAGGGCGATCACTTTGTACTGGATGGCAAGCCCTTCCCGATCATCTCGGGAGAGATGCACTATCCGCGAATTCCGCGAGCGTATTGGCGCCAGCGATTCCGAATGGCCAAAGCGATGGGCTTGAACACGATCACGACATATGTCTTCTGGAACGTGCATGAACCGAAGCCGGGTGTATACGACTTTTCCGGCAACAACGATGTCGCAGAGTTTGTTCGTGAGGCTCAGCAGGAAGGCCTCTACGTAATCCTGCGGCCCGGGCCTTATGTCTGCGCGGAGTGGGAGTTTGGCGGCTATCCCTCGTGGCTGCTGAAGGATCACGAGACCAGGGTGCGCACCAGCGACCCAAAGTTCATGGCGCCCACTGCTCGATGGATTGCGCGGCTGGGAAAGGAGCTTGCTCCCTTGCAGGTGGGCAATGGCGGCCCTATTATCCTCACGCAGGTGGAGAATGAATACGGATCGTTCGGCCGCGATCATGCTTACATGGAGCAGATTCACAAGCTTCTCGTCGATGCGGGATTCACTCAGTCGCAGCTCTATACCGCGGACGGCCCGGAGCAGGTGCCGAATGGCTCCTTGCCGGAGCTTCCTGTCGGGATCAACTTTGGAGGCGAAGAAGATGGCGCAGCAGAGCGGGCATTCGCGAAGCTGAAAGAGGTCCGTCCGAACGGACCATTCATCAACAGCGAGTACTGGGCCGGTTGGTTCGATCACTGGGGAGCAGACCATGCGAACACCCACGCGGATAAGCAGGCAGACAATCTGCAATGGATGCTGGCGCATGGTTACTCCGTCAGCTTCTATATGTTTCACGGCGGAACCAGCTTTGGCTGGATGAATGGCTCGAACGGCGATCAGAAAGGCAGCTACGAGCCGGACGTCACCAGCTACGACTACGACGCAGCGCTGGATGAAGGGGGGCGTCCCACGCCGAAGTACTTCGTGTTTCGCGACCTCATCGCAAAGTCCACCGGCATCACCGCGTCACCCGTGCCTGAAGTCGCACCGGCGATTCGAACTCCGGAGTCTAGATTTGTCGAGTCCGCATCCTTATGGGAGAATCTGCCCACGCCCATCCGATCGGATCATCCGCTCAGCATGGAAGATGTCGACCAGTCCTATGGCTACATTCTGTATCGCACGACCTTGCAGTCAGCCGATCAGGGTGAGCTGGTTCTCGATGAACTTCACAGCTACGCCCAGGTCTATCTGGATGGCAAATTGCTTGGAACTCTCGATAGGCGACTAAAGCAGGATCGTCTTACACTTCCTGCGACTGCCGACAAAGCGCGTCTCGACATTCTGGTGGAAAATACCGGCCGGATCAACTTTGGCAAAGCCATTGGTGGCGAACGCGCCGGAATAACAAAGCAGGTCACGTTGGGCGGCAAGGAACTCACAGGTTGGGAGATCTATCCGTTGCCGATGAACAATACCGCGAGCTTGAAGTTTTCAAAGCAGCCCTGCGAAGGCGCTTGTTTTTATCGCGCCAGCTTTGAGCTAAGCACCCTTGGCGATACCTTCCTCGACACCAGCCAATTGACGAAGGGCCAGCTTTGGCTCAATGGCCGCGCGCTGGGCCGCATCTGGACCATCGGGCCACAAAAGACACTCTATGCTCCGGCACCGTGGATGATGACGGGAAGCAATGAAGTGATCGTATTCGATCTGCAGGGCAAGATGGGCGCGGCTGTCCGTGGGCTGGACAAACCAGTACTTGGTGCACCACCAACGAAAGAGTCTCCCGTAGCCCGGTAG
- a CDS encoding outer membrane beta-barrel protein, whose protein sequence is MKNRITLCGQRFGLAAFTFAAGMAVCASNLRAQTTEPNLQTAVENTQSTPEHQTAQDQKIQQLQDKLEEIQKELTALKTASAIAPETHHVTTAKASASSSVLTEAEPEVTDPKSPHSEPFAFADFTWLNGNARTKDTPYATKFFTPEIRSDVSYTYDFRHPQDDTIVGSSEVFRSSEVTLTDLGIGGDFHLNNVHARVLSQIGLYATATPRNDASPSRGQWDLADAYRYVGEANAGYHFNVQHGLNVDAGIFLSYVGLFSFYQFDNWAYQPSYVSSNTPWFFNGVRVQWYPTAKLKIEPWFINGWQSYGRFNNRPGLGGQILYRPTGKLEILGNQYGYGEDALGIGNRTRYHTDDSIEYKYYDRPMATISKAAMTLTGDAGCESGGGVSCMGNGKNGPKQSFLGFMFYNRLWFDRDKYGLTVGGGRINNPGRYLVLLPPINGATASSGTPYFTENPGDPFKAWDASVTADYMPSQYFTYRLEYNHRAANVPYFAGPGGVTPPGGNTFGAPGSVVAGWSPDLRESENRLTVAFLMKF, encoded by the coding sequence GTGAAAAACAGAATAACCTTATGCGGTCAGCGATTCGGTCTGGCTGCGTTTACCTTTGCAGCGGGGATGGCTGTTTGCGCAAGCAATCTTCGGGCTCAGACGACAGAGCCGAATCTGCAGACGGCCGTAGAGAATACTCAGTCCACACCGGAGCACCAGACAGCTCAGGATCAGAAGATTCAGCAGTTGCAGGATAAGCTGGAGGAGATTCAGAAGGAGTTGACGGCTCTGAAGACGGCCAGTGCCATTGCGCCGGAGACGCACCACGTCACAACAGCCAAGGCCTCTGCCTCCTCTTCTGTTCTTACGGAGGCGGAGCCGGAGGTGACTGACCCCAAAAGCCCACACTCAGAGCCGTTCGCCTTTGCGGACTTTACCTGGCTGAACGGCAACGCACGCACCAAGGACACTCCTTATGCAACGAAGTTCTTTACCCCGGAGATTCGCTCCGATGTGAGCTATACCTATGACTTCCGCCATCCGCAGGACGACACCATCGTTGGTTCGAGCGAGGTCTTTCGGTCCAGCGAGGTAACGCTGACGGATCTTGGGATCGGCGGCGACTTCCACTTGAACAATGTGCACGCCCGGGTTTTGAGCCAGATCGGCCTCTACGCCACAGCCACACCGCGCAACGACGCCAGCCCCTCACGGGGGCAGTGGGACCTCGCCGACGCCTATCGTTATGTGGGCGAGGCCAACGCAGGCTACCACTTCAACGTGCAGCACGGCCTCAACGTGGATGCCGGTATCTTCCTCTCTTACGTCGGCCTGTTTTCGTTTTATCAGTTCGACAACTGGGCCTATCAGCCGTCGTACGTCTCCTCAAACACTCCGTGGTTCTTCAATGGCGTGCGCGTGCAGTGGTATCCGACGGCCAAGTTGAAGATCGAGCCGTGGTTCATCAATGGCTGGCAGTCATATGGCCGCTTCAACAATCGGCCCGGCCTGGGCGGACAGATCCTCTATCGACCCACCGGCAAGCTGGAGATTCTCGGCAACCAGTACGGCTATGGCGAGGACGCGCTTGGCATCGGCAACCGCACACGGTATCACACCGACGACAGCATCGAGTACAAGTACTATGACCGCCCCATGGCAACCATCAGCAAAGCTGCGATGACGCTTACCGGCGATGCTGGTTGCGAGAGTGGCGGCGGGGTCAGTTGCATGGGGAACGGCAAGAACGGGCCAAAGCAGAGCTTTCTCGGCTTCATGTTTTACAACCGGCTCTGGTTTGACCGTGATAAATACGGCCTGACCGTTGGCGGTGGACGCATCAACAACCCCGGCCGTTACCTCGTCCTTCTCCCACCGATCAACGGAGCGACCGCATCTTCAGGCACACCTTACTTCACGGAGAATCCGGGTGATCCCTTCAAGGCATGGGACGCTTCGGTGACAGCCGACTACATGCCGAGCCAGTACTTCACCTATCGGTTGGAGTACAACCACCGTGCAGCGAACGTCCCATACTTCGCCGGACCCGGTGGCGTCACTCCGCCAGGAGGAAATACATTCGGAGCACCGGGTTCAGTCGTTGCAGGGTGGAGTCCCGATCTTCGCGAGAGCGAGAACCGCCTGACCGTGGCGTTTCTGATGAAATTCTAA
- a CDS encoding DHA2 family efflux MFS transporter permease subunit gives MAATVLDLPEAQLSEANSPEHHPAVERPWRPRINPWIIAMTVTLATFMEVLDSSIANVALPHIAGGLGATQDEATWVLTAYLVANAIILPAGAYMTTFIGRKKFYMICVALFGISSALCGFAPSLPILIFCRILQGVGGGGLAPSEQAILADTFPPEKRGQAFAMYGLAVVCAPAIGPTLGGYITDNFDWRWIFFLNVPICLISLFLTSRIVEDPPYVKKQVELSQKGGIKLDFLGFGLLGLTFGSLEFILDKGQEDDWFASKLITFFTVTVVVAFVTMIWWELKQLREGHRPILNLTLFKRRNFAISFVLMFVLGFSLYGTTILIPQFVQTLLGYTAELAGLVLSPAGLMMMCMMPIVGILVGKIDPRKLIGYGFVMLTLSLITMHTLNLGVSYGYLVFVRCFQASGIAFLFIPINTIAYIGVKQSENNDVSGLTNLARNIGGSCGTAFVATMLIRRTAAHENNMVRNLTSGNQAFMNQVAKLKGMFGGHSGGNPMTGAGSHTAQAYLYNELHRQAGMLGYLDIIQYLAVFCACMLPLLFFIPRPPKHASPSAGH, from the coding sequence ATGGCAGCTACTGTATTAGACCTCCCCGAGGCCCAGCTCTCTGAAGCGAATAGTCCCGAGCATCACCCCGCAGTGGAACGCCCCTGGCGTCCGCGGATCAACCCGTGGATTATCGCCATGACGGTGACGCTGGCGACGTTTATGGAGGTTCTCGACTCCTCGATCGCCAACGTCGCGCTGCCGCACATCGCGGGCGGCTTGGGCGCAACCCAGGATGAGGCCACGTGGGTGCTCACCGCCTACCTGGTTGCGAATGCGATTATTCTGCCTGCCGGCGCTTATATGACGACGTTCATCGGGCGCAAGAAGTTCTACATGATCTGCGTCGCGCTGTTCGGCATCAGCTCGGCTCTCTGCGGCTTTGCTCCTTCGCTGCCGATCCTGATCTTCTGCCGCATCCTGCAGGGCGTTGGAGGCGGCGGCCTTGCACCGTCGGAACAGGCGATCCTGGCTGACACCTTTCCACCAGAGAAGCGCGGGCAGGCCTTCGCGATGTATGGCCTCGCCGTCGTCTGCGCGCCTGCCATTGGGCCCACGCTGGGCGGCTACATCACCGACAACTTCGACTGGCGCTGGATCTTCTTTCTCAACGTCCCCATCTGCCTGATCTCGCTGTTCCTTACCTCGCGCATCGTCGAAGATCCTCCCTACGTGAAGAAGCAGGTTGAGCTCTCGCAGAAGGGGGGTATCAAACTGGACTTTCTCGGCTTCGGCCTGCTGGGACTTACCTTCGGCTCGCTCGAGTTCATTCTTGACAAGGGCCAGGAGGATGACTGGTTCGCCTCAAAACTGATCACCTTCTTCACCGTCACCGTGGTGGTCGCTTTCGTGACCATGATCTGGTGGGAGCTCAAACAACTGCGCGAAGGCCACCGCCCAATCCTTAACCTCACCCTCTTCAAACGCCGCAACTTCGCCATCAGCTTCGTCCTGATGTTCGTGCTCGGCTTTTCACTCTACGGCACTACTATCCTGATTCCGCAGTTTGTGCAGACGCTGCTTGGGTACACTGCCGAACTTGCCGGGCTGGTGCTTTCGCCCGCGGGTCTGATGATGATGTGCATGATGCCGATCGTCGGCATTCTGGTGGGCAAGATCGATCCACGCAAGCTCATCGGCTATGGCTTCGTCATGCTGACACTGTCTCTGATCACGATGCACACGCTGAACCTTGGCGTGAGCTATGGCTACCTGGTCTTCGTGCGCTGCTTCCAGGCTTCGGGTATTGCGTTCCTGTTTATCCCGATCAACACCATCGCCTATATTGGCGTGAAGCAATCGGAGAACAACGACGTCTCGGGCCTTACCAACCTGGCGCGTAACATCGGCGGCTCATGCGGAACGGCGTTCGTCGCGACCATGCTGATCCGCCGCACCGCAGCGCATGAGAACAACATGGTTCGCAATCTTACCTCGGGCAATCAGGCCTTCATGAATCAAGTCGCAAAGCTGAAGGGGATGTTTGGCGGACACAGTGGCGGCAACCCCATGACAGGCGCCGGCTCCCACACTGCCCAGGCCTACCTTTACAACGAGCTGCACCGTCAGGCCGGCATGCTCGGTTATCTCGACATCATCCAGTACCTCGCGGTCTTCTGCGCCTGCATGCTGCCGCTGCTGTTTTTCATTCCGCGGCCGCCCAAGCATGCAAGCCCTTCCGCCGGCCACTAG
- a CDS encoding zinc ribbon domain-containing protein has product MHPDLEKLIVLQGYDVEAKRLRDEMVALSKHVATLETKAKATQGQRAVIVDLIAKEEAMRRRQESDVKDQKAKIDRTRKHMDLATTTVQVTAFEHEIAFAQAEISKLEDAEIESMERSEGLELQKKLADDAVTDATATLERERARAADTVAADKTLLAAVEEKRIAVRAEIGEAALSTYDRIAKAKGTGVAEALNQKCMACQMMVRPQRWNDLRDRSNDETMMTCESCGRLLYYDPARDAPQRKTVPVESIAASIIRSL; this is encoded by the coding sequence ATGCATCCGGATCTTGAAAAGCTGATCGTATTGCAGGGGTATGACGTCGAGGCCAAGCGGCTTCGCGATGAGATGGTGGCTCTGTCGAAGCACGTCGCTACGCTGGAGACCAAGGCGAAGGCGACCCAGGGACAGCGCGCCGTCATCGTCGATCTGATCGCTAAAGAGGAGGCGATGCGGCGGCGGCAGGAGTCCGACGTCAAGGATCAAAAGGCCAAGATCGACCGCACGCGCAAACACATGGACCTCGCCACAACGACCGTGCAGGTGACCGCGTTCGAGCACGAGATCGCCTTTGCACAGGCGGAGATCAGCAAACTTGAGGACGCCGAGATCGAGAGCATGGAGCGCAGTGAGGGACTCGAGTTGCAGAAGAAACTCGCGGACGACGCCGTCACCGACGCGACCGCCACGCTGGAGCGCGAACGAGCCCGGGCGGCCGACACCGTTGCCGCCGATAAGACCCTGCTGGCAGCTGTCGAGGAGAAACGTATCGCCGTGCGTGCTGAGATCGGCGAGGCCGCGCTCTCCACTTATGACCGAATCGCAAAGGCAAAGGGAACAGGCGTAGCCGAGGCGCTCAATCAGAAGTGCATGGCCTGCCAGATGATGGTGAGGCCGCAGCGCTGGAACGACCTTCGCGATCGCAGCAATGACGAGACCATGATGACCTGCGAGAGCTGTGGCCGGCTGCTCTACTACGATCCGGCGCGGGATGCACCACAACGCAAGACCGTTCCAGTGGAAAGCATAGCGGCGTCGATTATTCGATCGCTCTAA
- a CDS encoding M1 family metallopeptidase — MLTNAFRNRLFRFFLLSCSLSPLFAQTSTPAANATAPPAVNKPAIKEPTHADLLRGAYGPYRANNDLLFYRLDLRVDPAKKFISGSNMIRFKMLADGTRIQLELFATLQIDKISMGKSTLKYERDGGTFFVDFPKTLRAGHTYSIDVHYSGSPVETGRFGCFTFKQDTAGHPWINTACEETGASVWWPNKDQWRDEPQEGMEINVAVPNGLMDVSNGKFMGKKDLGDGYTRWDWKVHYPINNYDVALNIGNYVHFDDKFGDLPLDYYVLPEDLEGAKRQFAQVPGMMKAYYHYFGEYPFKKDGYKLIEVPYAGMEHQSAVAYGNHFHNGYLDRDWTGVGISPRFDFIIIHESGHEWFGNAITAADKSDMWIHEGWTTYLECLYVEYNYGHEDEVKYVNALKKKVKNDRPIITARGTNAEPPQDQYFKGALFINTLRSIVDDDARWFALIHDFYQHFKYQNIMTEDVVQYFNQQTGMNLTPVFDQYLRHTAIPTLELKFDEASGTVQYRWQVDEKDFAMPVRVGLKEHWEMIHPTTEWQTMKTPLTKDQFEVATDLYYINVDKLAKQ; from the coding sequence ATGCTCACGAACGCCTTCCGCAACCGGCTCTTCAGGTTTTTCCTGCTGTCCTGCAGTCTCTCGCCGCTCTTCGCGCAGACGTCGACGCCTGCTGCCAACGCAACGGCTCCGCCTGCGGTCAACAAACCAGCGATCAAAGAACCTACACACGCCGACCTTCTGCGCGGAGCCTACGGGCCTTATCGCGCCAATAACGATCTGCTCTTCTATCGTCTCGACCTGCGCGTCGATCCGGCCAAGAAGTTCATTAGCGGAAGCAATATGATTCGCTTCAAGATGCTTGCAGACGGCACGCGCATTCAGCTTGAACTCTTTGCTACGTTGCAGATCGACAAGATATCTATGGGCAAGAGCACGCTGAAGTATGAGCGTGACGGCGGCACCTTCTTCGTAGACTTCCCAAAGACCCTGCGCGCTGGCCATACCTACTCAATCGACGTTCACTACTCGGGAAGCCCCGTGGAGACTGGCCGTTTCGGCTGCTTCACTTTTAAGCAGGACACCGCCGGACATCCCTGGATCAACACCGCCTGTGAAGAGACCGGCGCGAGCGTCTGGTGGCCGAATAAAGACCAGTGGCGCGATGAGCCGCAGGAGGGCATGGAGATCAACGTCGCTGTTCCGAACGGCCTGATGGATGTGTCGAATGGAAAGTTTATGGGCAAGAAGGATCTCGGCGATGGATATACGCGCTGGGACTGGAAGGTGCATTACCCCATCAACAACTACGACGTCGCGTTGAACATCGGCAACTACGTTCACTTCGACGACAAGTTTGGCGACCTGCCTCTGGACTACTACGTTCTGCCGGAGGATCTTGAAGGGGCGAAGCGTCAGTTCGCTCAGGTACCTGGCATGATGAAGGCCTACTACCACTACTTCGGCGAGTATCCGTTCAAGAAAGACGGCTACAAACTCATCGAGGTTCCGTACGCGGGCATGGAGCATCAGAGCGCTGTCGCGTACGGCAACCACTTTCATAATGGCTATCTTGACCGGGACTGGACCGGCGTTGGTATCAGCCCGCGCTTCGACTTCATCATCATTCACGAGAGCGGACACGAGTGGTTCGGCAACGCGATCACGGCGGCTGACAAGTCCGATATGTGGATCCACGAGGGCTGGACCACCTACCTGGAGTGCCTCTACGTGGAGTACAACTACGGCCACGAGGATGAGGTGAAGTACGTCAACGCGCTGAAGAAAAAGGTGAAGAACGATCGTCCGATTATCACCGCGCGCGGCACCAATGCCGAGCCACCGCAGGACCAGTACTTTAAAGGCGCACTGTTTATCAACACGCTGCGCAGCATTGTGGATGATGACGCTCGCTGGTTTGCGCTGATCCACGACTTCTACCAGCACTTCAAATATCAGAACATCATGACCGAGGATGTCGTGCAGTACTTCAACCAGCAGACCGGGATGAACCTGACACCGGTCTTCGATCAGTATCTGCGCCATACGGCGATTCCCACGCTGGAGCTGAAGTTCGACGAGGCCTCAGGCACAGTCCAATATCGCTGGCAGGTCGACGAAAAAGACTTCGCCATGCCGGTGCGCGTAGGCTTGAAGGAGCACTGGGAGATGATTCATCCCACCACCGAGTGGCAGACCATGAAGACGCCGCTCACCAAGGATCAGTTTGAGGTGGCGACCGATCTGTACTACATCAACGTGGATAAGCTAGCCAAGCAATAA